From one Chryseobacterium sp. 3008163 genomic stretch:
- a CDS encoding UDP-glucose--hexose-1-phosphate uridylyltransferase — MELENTKGMNSSFNQKQHPHRRYNPLLDEWILVSPQRANRPWQGQTEKVTEEKLPAHDPNCYLCSGNVRVNGDKNPDYKGVFVFENDFGSLMKDDVEFSDERSDFFSLKPERGINRVICFSENHSLTLPEMEVDDIKKVVDVWQQQYENLGAEDYINHVQIFENKGSVMGCSNPHPHGQIWAQSSIPSTVLRTQENLKKYFDKNGRSLLEDYVKKELEAEERIILENEDFVALVPFWAVWPYETMIISKRRAENILQFSDSEKLSLASIIKDLTTKYDNLFEISFPYSAGIHQSPTDGKLHPEWHFHMHFYPPLLRNAEVKKFMVGYEMLAEPQRDITPEQSAEILKKLSLIHYRKKDSL, encoded by the coding sequence ATGGAATTAGAGAATACAAAAGGAATGAATTCGTCATTTAATCAAAAGCAGCACCCTCACAGAAGATACAATCCGCTTTTGGATGAATGGATTCTAGTGTCTCCGCAACGAGCCAACCGACCTTGGCAGGGACAAACTGAAAAAGTAACCGAAGAAAAACTTCCTGCTCACGACCCGAATTGCTACTTATGTTCGGGAAATGTACGTGTGAATGGTGATAAAAATCCTGATTATAAAGGTGTTTTTGTTTTCGAAAACGATTTTGGTTCTTTGATGAAAGATGATGTTGAATTTTCTGATGAACGGTCAGATTTTTTTTCATTAAAACCGGAGCGAGGAATTAATAGAGTCATTTGTTTTTCGGAAAATCACAGCCTGACTTTGCCAGAAATGGAAGTCGACGACATCAAAAAAGTGGTAGATGTTTGGCAACAGCAGTACGAAAATTTGGGAGCTGAAGATTACATCAATCATGTTCAGATTTTTGAGAACAAAGGAAGTGTGATGGGTTGCAGTAATCCACATCCTCACGGACAAATCTGGGCGCAGTCTTCAATTCCGTCAACGGTTTTGAGAACTCAGGAAAATCTTAAAAAATACTTTGATAAAAACGGAAGGTCACTTCTGGAAGACTATGTTAAAAAAGAATTAGAAGCCGAAGAAAGAATCATTCTTGAAAATGAAGATTTTGTTGCATTAGTTCCGTTTTGGGCAGTCTGGCCTTACGAAACAATGATTATCAGCAAAAGAAGAGCGGAAAATATCCTGCAGTTTTCTGATTCAGAAAAGCTGTCTTTAGCTTCAATAATAAAAGATTTAACCACAAAATACGACAATCTTTTTGAGATTTCGTTTCCATATTCAGCAGGAATCCACCAATCTCCAACAGATGGGAAACTACACCCAGAATGGCATTTTCATATGCATTTTTACCCGCCATTGCTACGAAACGCCGAAGTGAAAAAATTTATGGTCGGCTACGAAATGCTGGCAGAACCACAACGTGATATTACCCCAGAGCAAAGTGCAGAGATTCTTAAAAAATTATCACTGATACACTATCGAAAGAAAGACAGTTTGTAA
- the galK gene encoding galactokinase encodes MIGEHVDYSDGFVLPAAIDKHICFAVKKVDDSENCTFFAKDFNESFSFNIHQKQTPVSQTWVNYLLGVFNAIQESGKEIGGLQIAFSSTIPMGSGLSSSAALECGFAYILNQIFDLNLSKKELALIGQKSEHTFVGVKCGIMDQFASVFGKEHQVIMLDCNSLEHQYFEANIDGYSLLLFDSCVKHTHLTSGYNDRRNDVDNGKKVLWEKFPEIEKFRDFSFSMLDEVRTEIGETSYKRCLYLLKEIKRVEKAAKALSEGDVKYLGELLNETHSGLSTEFEVSCGELDFMVEETLKENGVLGARIMGGGFGGCSINLIKDENVDEVIKNISAKYRADFDIEMKVYRVKISDGIREYKRNEFVI; translated from the coding sequence ATTATCGGTGAACACGTTGATTACAGCGATGGTTTCGTTCTTCCAGCCGCCATCGACAAGCATATTTGTTTTGCCGTAAAAAAGGTGGATGACTCAGAAAACTGCACTTTTTTTGCGAAGGATTTTAATGAATCTTTTAGTTTTAATATTCATCAAAAGCAAACTCCGGTTTCGCAGACCTGGGTTAATTATTTGTTGGGTGTTTTCAATGCCATTCAGGAAAGCGGGAAAGAGATTGGCGGTTTGCAGATTGCCTTCAGCAGTACGATTCCGATGGGTTCCGGTTTGTCTTCGTCGGCAGCTTTGGAATGTGGATTTGCCTATATTCTCAACCAGATTTTTGATTTAAATTTATCTAAAAAAGAATTGGCACTTATTGGTCAAAAATCCGAACATACCTTTGTTGGTGTAAAGTGCGGAATTATGGACCAGTTCGCATCCGTTTTCGGAAAAGAACATCAAGTAATAATGCTCGACTGCAATTCTTTGGAGCATCAGTATTTTGAAGCCAATATCGACGGGTACAGTCTGCTGCTTTTCGATAGTTGTGTAAAACATACGCATCTGACTTCCGGCTATAACGACAGGAGAAATGATGTCGATAACGGTAAAAAAGTTTTGTGGGAAAAGTTTCCAGAAATAGAAAAATTCAGAGATTTTAGCTTTTCAATGCTGGATGAAGTGAGAACTGAAATAGGGGAGACATCTTATAAAAGATGTCTGTATCTTCTCAAGGAAATTAAAAGAGTTGAAAAAGCAGCCAAAGCATTATCTGAAGGCGATGTGAAATATTTGGGAGAACTTCTTAACGAAACTCATTCCGGACTTTCAACAGAATTTGAAGTAAGTTGCGGAGAATTGGATTTTATGGTGGAAGAAACTTTAAAAGAAAACGGCGTTTTGGGTGCAAGAATAATGGGTGGTGGCTTTGGCGGATGCAGTATCAATCTTATAAAAGATGAAAATGTAGATGAAGTGATTAAAAACATCAGTGCAAAATACAGAGCAGATTTTGATATCGAAATGAAAGTGTACCGTGTAAAAATATCAGATGGAATTAGAGAATACAAAAGGAATGAATTCGTCATTTAA